One genomic window of Penaeus chinensis breed Huanghai No. 1 chromosome 35, ASM1920278v2, whole genome shotgun sequence includes the following:
- the LOC125044240 gene encoding protein jagunal-like isoform X1, producing the protein MASRDGPMVAGTDGTDFVHRETVASHYQISWPLKKKVSEVVLNKGRLRKCVFSHLLLALLMVVKMVPDFLDRLDIFVLEIEELEVPQPLKWEYVWLVGSLASFLGLMAIRKNRVLLLQIYFGLINLFSTVPILLAAMIYFSEFLKYCSEEEPAGLQLWQGYPVAVLWYSFIMIAMQVHIFTLIFAWKLILAWKNRGATKKGQ; encoded by the exons ATGGCGTCTCGCGACGGGCCCATGGTGGCGGGCACGGACGGCACGGACTTCGTGCACAGGGAGACTGTGGCCTCCCACTACCAGATTAG CTGGCCTCTCAAGAAGAAAGTGTCAGAAGT TGTGCTGAACAAAGGACGGCTAAGAAAATGCGTGTTTTCACACCTCCTCCTGGCACTcctgatggtggtgaagatggttcCCGACTTTCTCGACAGACTAGACATATTCGTACTCGAAATTGAAGAATTAGAAGTTCCGCAG CCTCTCAAATGGGAATATGTGTGGCTTGTCGGATCCCTTGCCAGTTTCCTCGGCCTGATGGCTATAAGAAAAAATAGAGTATTGCTTCTACAG ATATACTTTGGTCTTATCAACCTCTTCTCAACGGTGCCCATTCTCTTGGCTGCCATGATCTATTTCTCCGAATTCCTTAAATACTGCTCTGAGGAGGAGCCTGCAGGTCTACAGCTATGGCAG GGATATCCTGTTGCTGTCCTATGGTACAGCTTCATCATGATAGCAATGCAAGTCCATATCTTCACCCTCATTTTCGCATGGAAGCTCATTCTGGCATGGAAGAACCGCGGAGCAACAAAGAAGGGACAGTAG
- the LOC125044240 gene encoding protein jagunal-like isoform X2 → MASRDGPMVAGTDGTDFVHRETVASHYQISVLNKGRLRKCVFSHLLLALLMVVKMVPDFLDRLDIFVLEIEELEVPQPLKWEYVWLVGSLASFLGLMAIRKNRVLLLQIYFGLINLFSTVPILLAAMIYFSEFLKYCSEEEPAGLQLWQGYPVAVLWYSFIMIAMQVHIFTLIFAWKLILAWKNRGATKKGQ, encoded by the exons ATGGCGTCTCGCGACGGGCCCATGGTGGCGGGCACGGACGGCACGGACTTCGTGCACAGGGAGACTGTGGCCTCCCACTACCAGATTAG TGTGCTGAACAAAGGACGGCTAAGAAAATGCGTGTTTTCACACCTCCTCCTGGCACTcctgatggtggtgaagatggttcCCGACTTTCTCGACAGACTAGACATATTCGTACTCGAAATTGAAGAATTAGAAGTTCCGCAG CCTCTCAAATGGGAATATGTGTGGCTTGTCGGATCCCTTGCCAGTTTCCTCGGCCTGATGGCTATAAGAAAAAATAGAGTATTGCTTCTACAG ATATACTTTGGTCTTATCAACCTCTTCTCAACGGTGCCCATTCTCTTGGCTGCCATGATCTATTTCTCCGAATTCCTTAAATACTGCTCTGAGGAGGAGCCTGCAGGTCTACAGCTATGGCAG GGATATCCTGTTGCTGTCCTATGGTACAGCTTCATCATGATAGCAATGCAAGTCCATATCTTCACCCTCATTTTCGCATGGAAGCTCATTCTGGCATGGAAGAACCGCGGAGCAACAAAGAAGGGACAGTAG